One Myxosarcina sp. GI1 genomic window carries:
- the thiD gene encoding bifunctional hydroxymethylpyrimidine kinase/phosphomethylpyrimidine kinase gives MITNVALTIAGSDSGGGAGIQADLKTFAFHCVHGASVLTCVTAQNTTGVAAVEAIAPSMVKAQIEAVTQDLKVDALKTGMLLNREIIETVAEQLQKLNLSQLVVDPVMVSRTGSRLLDEAAVTSMQQYLLPQAAIVTPNLYEAQILSGREINNLEDLKQAAIAIYEELAGAVILAKGGSLSGKFRGSDVWFDGNKLEVLKVTPVNTNNTHGTGCTLSAAICANLALGKDLWSSAIAAKQYVTKALEYALDIGAGHGPVGHFFPLLNNRSF, from the coding sequence ATGATAACTAATGTAGCTCTAACTATTGCTGGTTCTGACAGTGGTGGTGGTGCGGGAATTCAGGCGGATTTAAAAACTTTTGCCTTTCACTGCGTTCATGGAGCTAGTGTTTTGACTTGCGTAACTGCACAAAATACTACAGGAGTTGCAGCAGTCGAGGCGATCGCGCCATCAATGGTTAAAGCTCAAATTGAAGCAGTAACTCAAGATCTTAAAGTCGATGCGCTCAAGACAGGAATGCTCTTGAATCGAGAAATTATTGAGACGGTAGCAGAGCAATTACAAAAGCTAAATCTGAGTCAGTTAGTTGTCGATCCCGTAATGGTATCTCGTACGGGATCGCGTTTGCTTGACGAAGCTGCCGTCACTAGTATGCAACAGTACTTGTTACCACAAGCGGCAATCGTTACACCCAATCTTTATGAAGCTCAAATTTTGAGCGGTAGGGAAATTAATAATCTAGAAGATCTCAAACAAGCGGCGATCGCCATTTACGAGGAATTAGCAGGAGCAGTAATTTTAGCTAAAGGGGGTAGTCTATCGGGAAAGTTTCGGGGCAGCGATGTTTGGTTTGATGGTAATAAGCTCGAAGTATTAAAAGTAACGCCAGTTAACACGAATAATACTCACGGTACGGGCTGTACTCTCTCAGCCGCAATCTGCGCCAATTTAGCCTTAGGTAAAGATTTATGGTCGAGCGCGATCGCAGCCAAACAATATGTAACCAAAGCTCTTGAATATGCTTTAGATATTGGTGCGGGTCACGGTCCAGTAGGACATTTTTTTCCGTTACTAAATAACCGATCATTTTGA
- the scpB gene encoding SMC-Scp complex subunit ScpB codes for MKLANKIEAIFYIKGKPLNLAEIVGYLDCDFEAAEDALIELMNDYAHRDTALEIVETSAGYSLQLKPAYANLLQELVPAELGKGALRTLAAVALKNPILQTELIELRGSSAYQQVAELVQLGFIRKREQADGRSYWLEVTDKFHQYFEINDLTAL; via the coding sequence TTGAAGCTAGCAAATAAAATAGAAGCAATTTTTTATATTAAGGGCAAGCCTCTTAACTTGGCGGAAATTGTTGGCTATCTAGATTGTGACTTTGAGGCAGCTGAAGATGCTTTAATTGAGTTGATGAACGATTATGCCCATCGCGACACGGCATTAGAAATTGTAGAAACTTCCGCAGGATATAGTTTACAGCTTAAGCCTGCTTATGCCAACCTGTTACAGGAGTTAGTCCCTGCCGAACTAGGCAAAGGAGCATTGCGAACCCTGGCGGCAGTAGCTTTAAAAAACCCCATACTGCAAACCGAATTAATTGAGTTACGCGGTAGCAGTGCTTATCAGCAAGTAGCAGAATTAGTACAGTTGGGGTTTATTCGCAAACGAGAACAAGCCGATGGACGCTCTTATTGGCTAGAGGTGACTGATAAATTTCATCAATACTTTGAAATCAACGATTTGACTGCCCTTTGA
- a CDS encoding DUF760 domain-containing protein: MIFNFDFSDSEQQEKNYNTLMQYLRQQQPEVLAQIAQSASPEVKQIISQNVQGLVGMLPTGDFNIKITTDRENLAHLLASAMMTGYFLCQMEKRMDLEESIAESNSLSDKSSDIE, from the coding sequence ATGATATTTAATTTTGATTTTTCAGATTCCGAACAGCAAGAAAAAAACTACAATACTCTGATGCAGTATTTGCGCCAGCAGCAACCAGAAGTGTTAGCGCAAATTGCTCAGTCCGCTAGTCCTGAAGTCAAACAAATTATTTCTCAAAATGTCCAAGGTCTGGTAGGAATGTTGCCTACGGGGGATTTCAATATTAAAATTACTACCGATCGCGAAAATTTAGCTCATCTTTTAGCTTCAGCGATGATGACTGGCTATTTTTTATGCCAGATGGAAAAGCGCATGGATTTAGAAGAAAGTATTGCCGAGTCTAATTCTCTTTCGGATAAATCATCGGATATTGAGTGA
- a CDS encoding S-methyl-5'-thioadenosine phosphorylase, which produces MVEARIGIIGGSGLYKMDALQNLKEIELQTPFGEPSDALIVGQLDNTTVAFLPRHGRNHHLLPSELPFRANIHALKQLGVEYIISASAVGSLKESVKPLDLVVPDQFIDRTKNRLATFFGEGLIAHIAFGDPVCPNLAKVLAEAIDSLDLSEVTLHRGGTYVCMEGPAFSTKAESNLYRSWGATVVGMTNLTEAKLAREAEIAYATLALVTDYDCWHPDHGSVTVEMIIENLQRNAVNAQRVIRETVNRISTNPPESEAHLALKYAILTPPDKIPAMTKEKLSLLIQKYL; this is translated from the coding sequence ATGGTAGAAGCAAGAATTGGCATTATTGGCGGTAGCGGTTTGTACAAAATGGACGCGCTGCAAAATCTCAAAGAGATCGAGCTACAAACGCCTTTTGGCGAACCTTCTGATGCTTTAATCGTCGGTCAATTAGATAATACTACCGTCGCCTTTTTGCCACGTCACGGACGCAATCATCATTTGTTACCTTCAGAACTGCCGTTTCGCGCTAATATTCATGCTTTAAAACAGTTGGGAGTAGAATACATTATTTCCGCTTCGGCAGTAGGTTCACTTAAAGAATCTGTCAAACCTTTAGATTTGGTAGTTCCCGATCAGTTTATCGATCGCACCAAAAATCGCCTCGCCACCTTTTTTGGGGAAGGGTTAATCGCTCATATTGCTTTTGGCGATCCTGTCTGTCCCAATCTAGCTAAGGTTCTTGCTGAGGCGATCGATTCTTTAGATTTATCTGAAGTTACCCTGCATCGCGGTGGTACTTATGTATGTATGGAAGGACCTGCATTTTCTACTAAAGCCGAATCAAATTTATATCGCAGTTGGGGAGCAACGGTAGTGGGTATGACTAACTTAACTGAAGCTAAATTAGCTAGAGAAGCAGAAATTGCCTATGCCACTTTGGCTTTAGTTACCGACTATGACTGCTGGCATCCCGACCACGGCAGCGTAACTGTAGAAATGATAATCGAGAACCTCCAACGCAACGCCGTCAATGCTCAACGAGTCATTCGAGAAACCGTTAATAGGATTAGTACCAATCCCCCTGAATCTGAGGCACATTTGGCTTTAAAATACGCCATTCTAACTCCGCCCGATAAAATCCCTGCTATGACTAAAGAAAAACTGTCTCTATTAATACAAAAATATTTATAG
- a CDS encoding phycobiliprotein lyase, translating into MDIKEFLDLNAGKWFSQRTNYLTGDKAQSGKADLTVELLASDNSTIVNLCQNERIDPQHSLGGLSTSWDSSVDWGKPKQIGSVVMVFIADDSSDRTGKVLRQENGKAQGSYTLGDDGALTVVVETDSIIAEERQWFASDNLRLRTTVVTDKVTKAIVQTSFYSEIRKAPAK; encoded by the coding sequence ATGGATATAAAAGAATTTTTAGATTTGAACGCTGGTAAATGGTTTAGTCAGCGCACCAATTATTTGACTGGCGATAAAGCTCAAAGCGGTAAAGCCGATTTGACAGTGGAGCTTTTAGCCTCAGATAATTCTACAATAGTTAACCTTTGTCAAAACGAACGAATCGATCCCCAACATAGCTTGGGTGGTCTATCTACTAGCTGGGATAGCTCGGTAGATTGGGGAAAACCCAAACAGATTGGTTCGGTAGTCATGGTATTTATTGCCGATGACAGTAGCGATCGCACTGGTAAAGTATTGCGTCAGGAAAACGGTAAGGCTCAGGGCAGCTATACTCTAGGAGACGATGGAGCTTTGACTGTAGTTGTGGAAACCGACAGCATTATTGCTGAAGAACGTCAGTGGTTTGCTAGCGATAATTTAAGACTGAGAACTACAGTAGTAACAGATAAAGTAACTAAAGCGATCGTTCAGACTTCTTTTTATTCAGAGATTCGTAAAGCACCTGCTAAGTAA
- the mnmA gene encoding tRNA 2-thiouridine(34) synthase MnmA, translating to MNKVVVGLSGGVDSSVAAATLHHQGYEVIGLTLWLMKGKGQCCSEGMVDAARICEELNIPHHVVDSREVFQANIVDYLVAGYEAGVTPLPCSQCNRTVKFAPMLEYAREKLGANKIATGHYARINYDKTTERYQLLRAVDRNKDQTYFLYDLTQELLAGSVFPLGDRTKEETRKTASEFALTTADKPESQDLCLIEAHGSMRTFLDRYIERKEGDIVDLEGKVLGKHQGIHHYTIGQRKGLGIAAAEPLYVVKLDPVMNRVIVGDRTSGGNIECTVSRVNWVSIAEPSTPIRAEVQIRYRAKPVPVNIIPLEDDNFRLVFDEPQFGITPGQAAVWYDGEVLLGGGIIKRP from the coding sequence ATGAACAAGGTCGTTGTCGGCTTATCTGGTGGCGTTGATAGTTCTGTTGCCGCTGCCACCCTCCACCATCAAGGTTACGAAGTAATCGGTCTTACCCTCTGGTTAATGAAGGGTAAAGGGCAGTGCTGTTCTGAAGGCATGGTAGATGCAGCCCGTATTTGCGAAGAATTAAATATTCCCCATCACGTTGTTGATAGTCGGGAGGTATTCCAAGCTAATATTGTCGATTATTTAGTAGCTGGTTATGAAGCGGGAGTTACACCTTTACCTTGTTCGCAATGCAACCGAACGGTTAAGTTTGCACCGATGCTTGAGTATGCTAGAGAAAAGCTTGGTGCTAATAAGATCGCGACTGGTCATTACGCTCGAATTAACTACGACAAAACTACAGAAAGATACCAGTTATTGAGAGCCGTAGACCGTAACAAAGACCAAACTTACTTTCTCTACGATTTAACTCAGGAGTTGCTAGCAGGTTCGGTCTTTCCCTTGGGCGATCGCACCAAAGAAGAAACTAGAAAAACTGCTAGTGAATTTGCTCTGACAACTGCCGATAAACCTGAAAGCCAAGATTTGTGTTTAATTGAGGCTCACGGTTCAATGCGGACATTTTTAGACCGCTACATCGAGCGAAAAGAAGGAGATATAGTCGATCTAGAAGGTAAAGTGCTAGGCAAACATCAAGGCATTCACCATTACACTATCGGACAGAGAAAAGGTTTGGGTATTGCTGCTGCCGAACCGTTATATGTCGTCAAACTCGACCCTGTAATGAATCGCGTGATTGTCGGCGATCGCACCTCTGGCGGTAATATAGAATGCACGGTGTCGCGAGTTAACTGGGTTTCAATAGCTGAGCCTAGCACACCAATTCGCGCTGAAGTACAGATTCGCTATCGCGCCAAACCAGTACCAGTAAACATAATTCCTCTAGAAGACGATAATTTTCGCCTGGTATTTGACGAACCCCAATTTGGTATTACCCCAGGTCAAGCAGCAGTTTGGTATGACGGCGAAGTCTTACTTGGTGGCGGAATTATTAAGCGACCATAA
- a CDS encoding SPOR domain-containing protein encodes MTNKLNSQAANYLSLVISSTMMRTLLGMGLLIIATAVPTKAQSDKFITELLPPPPPVASPNRVAEPQYKPIVPVDLDPPTYTSKEPPREYTFSAPPPEDDRDYRVEVFGNERELLDRVRAIEPKAFQKGNVIQVGIFSRQDNAEDLVRKLAVEGFWARIIISESY; translated from the coding sequence ATGACAAATAAGTTAAATTCTCAGGCTGCTAATTATCTATCGTTAGTAATTTCATCAACGATGATGCGAACGCTACTCGGCATGGGATTATTAATTATAGCTACTGCTGTCCCTACAAAGGCACAGAGCGATAAGTTTATTACCGAACTTTTACCACCACCTCCTCCTGTAGCCTCTCCCAATCGAGTTGCCGAACCTCAATACAAACCAATAGTACCAGTAGATCTCGATCCTCCTACCTACACTAGTAAAGAACCACCGCGAGAATATACTTTTAGTGCGCCACCACCAGAAGACGATCGAGATTACCGAGTAGAAGTATTTGGTAACGAACGAGAATTATTAGATCGAGTTAGAGCGATCGAACCCAAAGCTTTTCAAAAAGGCAATGTAATTCAGGTGGGAATTTTTAGTCGTCAGGATAACGCTGAAGATTTAGTTCGTAAGCTTGCTGTAGAGGGGTTTTGGGCGAGAATTATTATTAGCGAAAGCTATTAA
- a CDS encoding MFS transporter produces the protein MRAWNVLEANTKRNLAILFFTGLLFWISITLLLPTLPAYVQDVGGTTQQVGLVMGSFAIGLLCSRTWLGRVADRRSRKIVILIGLTVAAIAPICYSIVQSIGGLAAIRAFHGISIASFTIGYSALVVDFAPRQQRGELIGYMNLAVPTGMSIGPALGGFLQAYSARWQWDFLAEGTGYEVIFWTSSLCGITGFVLASRLQEAAGNKEILEKEPINSSDRNFWELSQNPALVIPATILLLVGLVFGTMVAFLPLFVRELDIAFNVGLFYTTVAIASFSVRLFAGKASDRYGRGLFISGSLICYIISMTLLANAETAPTLLLAALAEGAGAGILIPLTLALISDRSYANERGKVFALCMSGFDLGIALAGPVLGALAFSLGYRGLFSLAACLALTALVIFVTQSSKNIRQSFNFALGKVRDAYAIDC, from the coding sequence GTGAGAGCCTGGAACGTTTTAGAAGCAAATACCAAACGCAACTTAGCCATTCTATTTTTTACTGGTCTGTTGTTTTGGATTAGCATTACTTTATTATTACCAACTTTACCCGCTTACGTACAGGATGTGGGAGGAACTACGCAACAAGTTGGTTTGGTAATGGGTAGTTTTGCCATTGGGTTATTGTGTTCTCGTACCTGGTTGGGTAGAGTTGCCGATCGCCGCAGTCGTAAAATAGTCATTTTAATTGGACTTACCGTTGCTGCGATCGCGCCAATTTGTTACTCTATTGTGCAGTCAATTGGGGGGTTAGCAGCAATTCGCGCTTTTCATGGAATTAGCATCGCCTCATTCACCATTGGCTACAGTGCTTTAGTAGTAGATTTTGCACCTCGCCAACAACGAGGAGAGTTAATTGGCTACATGAACTTAGCAGTACCTACGGGAATGTCTATCGGTCCTGCGTTGGGAGGATTTTTACAGGCATACAGTGCCAGATGGCAGTGGGATTTTTTAGCTGAAGGCACTGGTTACGAGGTTATTTTTTGGACTTCTTCGCTGTGTGGAATTACAGGCTTTGTTTTAGCCAGTCGCCTACAAGAGGCAGCTGGAAATAAAGAAATATTAGAAAAAGAACCAATTAATTCTAGCGATCGCAACTTTTGGGAGCTTTCACAAAATCCCGCCTTAGTAATTCCCGCTACGATTTTACTTTTGGTCGGTTTGGTTTTTGGCACTATGGTGGCTTTTTTGCCTTTATTCGTGCGCGAGTTAGATATTGCTTTTAATGTTGGCTTATTTTACACGACGGTAGCAATTGCCTCGTTTTCGGTGCGTTTATTTGCTGGCAAGGCAAGCGATCGTTACGGACGGGGTTTATTTATTAGCGGTAGCCTTATCTGCTACATTATTTCTATGACTTTACTGGCTAATGCCGAAACTGCCCCCACTTTGTTGCTAGCAGCATTAGCAGAAGGAGCGGGAGCGGGTATTTTAATTCCTCTAACTTTGGCACTGATTTCCGACCGCTCTTATGCCAACGAACGAGGTAAAGTTTTTGCCCTTTGCATGAGTGGTTTCGATCTGGGAATTGCTTTAGCAGGTCCCGTATTAGGAGCTTTAGCTTTTAGTTTGGGCTATCGCGGTTTATTCTCCCTGGCGGCTTGTTTGGCACTAACCGCACTGGTTATTTTTGTTACCCAGTCTAGTAAAAATATCCGTCAGTCTTTTAATTTTGCCTTGGGTAAGGTGCGCGATGCTTACGCGATCGATTGTTAA
- the moaC gene encoding cyclic pyranopterin monophosphate synthase MoaC, whose amino-acid sequence MQDNDNFNSLSHLNETGEAQMVDVSAKQPTRRQAIAAGRIRMSESTLEAIEAGNAPKGDVIGTAKLAGIMAAKQTANLIPLCHPLPLSKIEVKITCDRNLPGYQIRASVITKAETGVEMEALTAVSVAALTLYDMAKALEKSMQIENICLLGKTGGKSGDYFVEGMTTSDL is encoded by the coding sequence ATGCAAGATAATGATAATTTTAATTCTCTATCTCATCTCAATGAGACAGGAGAAGCACAAATGGTAGATGTTTCTGCCAAACAGCCGACACGTCGTCAAGCAATAGCCGCAGGCAGAATTAGGATGTCTGAGTCTACTTTAGAAGCGATCGAAGCAGGAAACGCGCCAAAAGGCGATGTCATTGGTACGGCAAAGCTAGCAGGAATTATGGCAGCCAAACAAACGGCAAATCTGATTCCCCTATGCCATCCTTTGCCCTTAAGCAAAATCGAAGTAAAAATAACTTGCGATCGCAATTTACCAGGCTATCAAATTCGCGCTTCGGTAATAACTAAAGCCGAAACGGGAGTAGAGATGGAAGCTTTAACTGCCGTATCTGTTGCCGCTTTAACTCTATACGACATGGCAAAAGCTTTAGAAAAATCGATGCAGATTGAAAATATATGTTTGCTCGGTAAAACTGGCGGTAAATCTGGAGATTATTTTGTTGAAGGGATGACTACATCAGATCTGTAG
- a CDS encoding DUF1810 domain-containing protein, translated as MIKVTNNTNPDDPFNLNRFISAQEEVYHRALAELNNGNKKSHWIWYIFPQFAGLGQSQTSKYYAIKSREEALAYINHPVLGSRLRECAKVVIAVQGRSVSEIFGYPDNLKLKSSMTLFSSVASDSVFDRVLDKYFQGNRDDKTLQLLEKLE; from the coding sequence ATGATAAAAGTAACCAATAACACCAATCCTGACGATCCTTTTAATTTAAATCGCTTTATTAGCGCACAAGAAGAAGTTTATCATCGCGCTCTAGCAGAGTTAAACAATGGCAATAAAAAATCCCATTGGATATGGTATATATTTCCGCAGTTTGCAGGATTAGGACAGAGTCAAACTTCTAAATATTACGCCATCAAAAGCCGAGAAGAGGCGTTGGCATATATAAATCATCCCGTTCTTGGTTCGAGATTGAGAGAATGTGCCAAAGTAGTGATTGCCGTTCAAGGGCGATCGGTTTCAGAAATTTTTGGCTACCCAGACAATCTCAAACTCAAATCGTCTATGACATTGTTTTCTTCTGTCGCATCAGATTCGGTATTCGATCGCGTTTTAGATAAATATTTTCAAGGCAATCGAGATGATAAAACACTTCAATTATTAGAAAAACTCGAATAG
- a CDS encoding thioredoxin domain-containing protein: MPNQLANTQSLYLRKHADNPIDWWYWCDEALELAKQNNKPIFLSIGYSSCHWCTVMEGEAFSDEAIASYLNTNFLPIKVDREERPDIDSIYMQALQMMIGQGGWPLNIFLTPDKLIPFYGGTYFPVEPKYGRPGFLEILQAVRRFYDKETEKLENLTEEIFKNLQQSTNLPTGKANILSEELLNRGMETNTAVLSPNDFGRPSFPMIPYAALALQNSQQESSEYNATELARQRGLDLVLGGIFDHVGGGFHRYTVDSTWTVPHFEKMLYDNGQILEYLANLWSSGFQKPAIERAIALTVEWLKREMTSAQGGLYAAQDADNFTTPQAAEPEEGEFYVWSYQELTDLLSSEELSQLQAEFTVTPEGNFEGKNVLQRLGIEQLSETLNSALAKLFAVRYGKAASEIDSFPPAKNNREAKSKDWLGRIPPVTDTKTIVAWNSLVISGLARAYSVFKEQSYLDLAIAVVEFILDNQWQSGRLHRLNYDDRVSVLAQSEDYALLIKALLDLQMACPQDARWLEKAIALQQEFDRFFWSEEGGYYNNAADGGKELLIRERSYMDNATPAANGTAVANLVRLGLLTEDTDYLERAETALKAFSTIMERSPQACPSLFVALDWLLNGTLVKTTAEQLAKLIPNYFPTTAFRLEPNLPQGAVGLVCRGLSCLEPATSERQLLKQLTMNS, from the coding sequence ATGCCCAATCAGCTAGCAAATACTCAAAGTCTGTATTTACGCAAACACGCCGACAATCCGATCGATTGGTGGTATTGGTGTGACGAAGCTTTAGAATTAGCCAAACAAAACAATAAGCCAATTTTTTTGTCTATAGGCTACTCAAGCTGTCACTGGTGTACGGTAATGGAAGGCGAGGCATTTTCCGATGAGGCGATCGCCAGCTATCTCAACACCAACTTTCTGCCGATCAAAGTAGACCGTGAAGAAAGACCAGACATCGACAGCATTTATATGCAGGCGCTACAGATGATGATCGGACAAGGAGGATGGCCTCTCAATATTTTTCTCACGCCAGATAAACTAATTCCTTTTTACGGCGGAACTTACTTTCCCGTCGAACCTAAATACGGTCGCCCTGGTTTTTTAGAAATTCTTCAGGCAGTTCGCCGTTTTTACGACAAAGAAACAGAAAAGCTGGAAAATTTGACCGAAGAAATTTTTAAAAATCTTCAGCAGTCAACCAACTTGCCTACAGGTAAAGCTAATATTCTTAGCGAAGAATTGTTAAATCGCGGCATGGAAACTAATACGGCCGTACTTAGTCCCAACGATTTTGGTCGTCCTAGCTTTCCAATGATTCCCTATGCAGCTTTGGCTTTACAAAATAGCCAGCAAGAAAGCTCTGAATATAATGCCACCGAACTAGCGCGACAAAGAGGACTAGATTTGGTGCTGGGAGGAATTTTCGACCATGTAGGAGGGGGGTTTCATCGCTACACTGTTGATTCTACCTGGACTGTGCCTCACTTTGAAAAAATGCTTTATGATAATGGGCAGATTTTAGAATATCTGGCTAACTTATGGAGTAGTGGGTTTCAAAAACCTGCAATCGAACGAGCGATCGCGCTAACGGTAGAATGGTTAAAACGCGAGATGACTTCGGCTCAAGGGGGACTATATGCCGCTCAAGATGCCGATAATTTTACTACTCCCCAAGCCGCAGAACCAGAAGAAGGCGAGTTTTACGTCTGGAGTTACCAAGAGTTAACCGACTTGCTGTCTTCAGAAGAACTAAGCCAGCTACAGGCAGAATTTACCGTTACTCCCGAAGGAAATTTTGAGGGTAAAAATGTACTTCAGCGTTTGGGAATAGAACAATTATCCGAGACTTTGAATAGTGCCTTAGCAAAACTATTTGCAGTTCGTTATGGTAAGGCAGCCTCTGAGATCGATAGTTTTCCTCCTGCAAAAAACAATCGGGAAGCTAAAAGCAAAGACTGGTTAGGACGCATTCCACCAGTTACCGATACTAAAACCATCGTTGCCTGGAATAGCTTGGTCATTTCAGGATTAGCCAGAGCTTATAGTGTATTTAAAGAACAATCTTATTTAGATTTGGCGATCGCAGTAGTTGAGTTTATTTTAGATAATCAGTGGCAAAGTGGACGCTTACACCGTCTTAACTACGATGACAGAGTGAGTGTGTTAGCACAATCAGAAGATTACGCTTTATTAATCAAAGCTCTACTAGATTTACAGATGGCTTGTCCGCAAGATGCTCGATGGTTAGAAAAAGCGATCGCGCTTCAGCAAGAGTTCGATCGCTTTTTCTGGAGCGAAGAGGGTGGCTACTATAACAATGCTGCCGATGGTGGTAAAGAATTACTAATACGCGAGCGCAGCTATATGGACAATGCTACTCCTGCTGCTAACGGTACGGCAGTTGCTAATCTGGTGCGTTTGGGTTTATTAACCGAAGATACTGACTATCTAGAACGTGCCGAAACCGCCTTGAAAGCTTTCAGCACTATTATGGAGCGATCGCCCCAAGCCTGTCCTAGTTTGTTTGTTGCCTTAGATTGGTTGCTTAACGGCACTTTGGTTAAAACTACTGCCGAACAATTAGCTAAGTTAATTCCTAACTATTTTCCCACTACCGCTTTTCGTTTGGAACCTAATTTACCTCAAGGTGCAGTAGGTTTAGTCTGCCGCGGTTTATCCTGTCTGGAGCCAGCAACAAGCGAACGACAATTATTAAAGCAGTTAACAATGAACAGTTAA
- a CDS encoding Ppx/GppA phosphatase family protein, which produces MKLAAIDIGTNSIHMIIAEATSKYSFNILDREKEMAKLGAGVFASNRLSDRAFELGLETISRYVRLAERMGVDEIITAATSAIREAQNGEDFLNEVVAQTGLCPRIISGKEEARLIFLAVRNSIALEDDKALILDIGGGSTEAAVGDRYEIFYSDSMPLGVQRLLDMFEDKGPVGVEGRGVLEAHIRFVAKEILDKIHHIGFERVIGTSGTIRTMGEAAHIAAGGESLQSVNAEVVGLEDLGELTQKLLEMDLEERAEVDEVSNKRADAIHLGGVLLVQLLNMVGVKEITLCDASLREGMVLDYLERHSQEVAASFELKNLRHRKAAHLVHKYESDWEENSHIAHLALQIFDQTQKLHQYGDYEREILEFAALLHDIGQFISFRKHHKNSRYIIRRTNPRGFTDEEILLIRHLTRYHTKAKPSKKHKKFKKLSKHHRHLIKKLSGILRVAVALNKTKNQRVKQIYCQVSEEKLEIAVSGADNLEVEIWAAQRSSEVLAQAMKREVEIKKSLMSNEQLSTAR; this is translated from the coding sequence ATGAAGTTAGCTGCGATCGATATAGGTACCAACTCCATTCACATGATTATTGCCGAAGCAACCAGCAAGTATAGCTTTAATATTCTCGATCGCGAGAAAGAAATGGCAAAATTGGGAGCGGGGGTATTTGCTTCTAATCGCTTGAGCGATCGCGCTTTTGAACTCGGTCTGGAAACTATTAGTCGCTATGTTCGACTAGCCGAGCGTATGGGAGTAGATGAGATTATTACTGCTGCAACTAGTGCGATTCGCGAGGCGCAAAACGGCGAAGATTTTTTAAACGAAGTAGTAGCTCAAACTGGTCTGTGTCCGAGAATTATTTCGGGAAAAGAAGAGGCGAGATTAATTTTTCTTGCTGTCCGCAACTCAATCGCTCTGGAAGATGACAAAGCTTTAATTCTAGATATTGGTGGTGGCAGTACGGAGGCTGCTGTGGGCGATCGCTACGAAATTTTTTATAGCGACAGTATGCCTTTGGGAGTTCAGCGCCTACTAGATATGTTTGAAGATAAGGGACCTGTTGGAGTGGAGGGACGAGGAGTTCTAGAGGCACATATTCGCTTCGTTGCCAAAGAAATTTTAGATAAGATACACCATATTGGTTTTGAGCGAGTAATTGGTACCTCGGGAACTATCCGTACTATGGGTGAGGCGGCGCATATCGCTGCTGGTGGCGAATCCTTACAGTCGGTTAACGCTGAAGTCGTAGGGTTAGAAGATCTTGGCGAATTAACTCAGAAACTGCTGGAAATGGATTTAGAAGAACGTGCCGAAGTTGATGAAGTAAGCAACAAACGTGCCGACGCAATTCATTTAGGCGGAGTGTTATTAGTACAGCTATTAAATATGGTGGGAGTAAAAGAAATTACTCTTTGTGATGCCTCCCTGCGAGAAGGGATGGTTTTAGACTATTTAGAACGGCATTCCCAAGAGGTTGCGGCTTCTTTTGAACTCAAAAATTTGCGACATCGTAAAGCAGCGCATCTAGTTCACAAATACGAGTCTGATTGGGAAGAAAATTCTCACATTGCTCATTTGGCACTACAAATTTTTGACCAAACTCAGAAACTGCACCAATACGGAGATTACGAACGAGAAATTTTGGAGTTTGCTGCTTTACTCCATGACATCGGACAGTTTATTTCTTTCCGCAAACATCATAAAAACTCGCGCTATATTATTAGACGAACCAATCCGAGAGGGTTTACCGATGAAGAAATATTGTTAATCAGGCATTTGACTCGCTATCACACTAAAGCCAAACCAAGCAAGAAACATAAGAAGTTTAAAAAACTCTCCAAACATCATCGTCATTTAATTAAAAAACTTTCGGGAATTTTAAGAGTTGCTGTTGCTTTAAACAAAACCAAGAATCAACGTGTCAAACAAATTTATTGCCAGGTGTCGGAAGAAAAACTAGAGATTGCAGTTTCTGGCGCAGACAATCTTGAGGTAGAGATTTGGGCAGCACAACGAAGCTCTGAGGTATTGGCACAGGCGATGAAACGAGAGGTTGAAATCAAAAAAAGCTTAATGAGCAATGAGCAATTATCAACGGCTCGGTAA